The Musa acuminata AAA Group cultivar baxijiao chromosome BXJ2-5, Cavendish_Baxijiao_AAA, whole genome shotgun sequence genomic interval CTCTGACTTCAACAGGCCAAGGATCTAACAACGGGAAGAGATCTACTATGATCTTTGAACGAAGGGCCGTAGGACGAACGGTGGCCGATTGAGATATTAGCGTTGACTTCTTCCTTCGCTGAGCTGTTGCAGGCATACATTAAGTAGGATTGTATATTATGTATACTACCTGACACTTTTGACTTTGGTAGCGAATCATCAAATGGTTTAGTCTTAACAAAATAGTGATACTTACTAAATTGTGGGTAGACTGTTCCAATTTGTGACTTAGACTTGAAGAAGTAAACACGAGTATTATCCAGCTGGGTTGAACTTTACAAAACATAGACATTATTTTTAGTAGAATTCAACCATCGTTCATTAGAGGAGAcgtaattgtatatatatatatatatatatatatatacaattaagGGTTGGAATCCGTCGTTAATCACTATATACATACGTCTACCTACGGATTTCGAAGCTTTCTATCAAATTGTGTGCACGAATCTTAAAATCCAAATGGAGAGACATTGTACGACCCAtagccacatatatatatatatatatatatatatatatatatatatatatatatatatatatatatatatatataagggttgGAATCCGTTGTTAATCACTATATCCATACGTCTACCTACGGATTTCGAAGCTTTCTATCAAATTAAGTGCACGAATCTTAAAATCGAAATGGAGAGACATTGTACAACCCATAGCAAAATGCCGCACCAAATTATTAAGTACGATAAGTTCCTCTTTTTAttcatccatatatatatatatatatatatatatatatatatatatatatatatatatatatatatatatatatatatatatatatatatacaactgtCATTAGAGTTACACGGCATTACCATATTACTAGAGGGGAGCCCGCGACACGTGGTGGCTGAGGCTCCGCGGTCAACAGTAGGCGGTGCACCGCTTCTTGCAGTCGATGGTgcacccgccgccgccgcctccaccgcCGTATCCCTTGCCGGAGCGGCTGAAGGAGGTGAAGCAACTGTCTGGGCAGGTCACCCGCTTCTTGTGGCAGGGCCCCTTCTCGGAGCAGACGACGGAGGGCCGAACCACGCCACCGCGCGCGTACCCGCCGGAAGGGCCGCCGAAGCCGCCGCCCCACCCGCCACCGATCCCGGCCGGGACGTGGAACCGGCTGCCGTGGCCGAAGAACCTGCCCGGGTCGGCCCCGAACCAGGGGATGCCGGCTCCATCGTCGTCTTCGCCGTGGCCCTTGCCCTTGGGGAGCTCCGCTTCCAGGTCGTCCGCGGTGGcaaggacgaggacgaggacgaggagaaGGCTAGTTTTCTCCATTCTCTCTTCTCTCTGCTCTGTGTTGGTTCTTCTACTGCTTCAGCTTGGAATTCCGGGAGGAGAATGGAGTCCGCAGTCTTGTAAAGCAAGCAGGGATGTAGTGGAAGGAGAGAGAAGAGTAAAGGAAGACAGCTGGAGGCGTGACGGGCAGGCAATGCAATATAGACTGTGATACTCAACGCGGGTTTGGAGGTGGAAAGGTCGATTAGTGCACGGCCGCTTTTATCTTAATGCGGCGTTGCCTTTGTGGGATAAGACACCAACTCGCCAACCATCACACGGGAAGAGAGAAGGCTGATGACTTTACTGACGTAATAGTGATGGCTAGTCAGAAACTACAGCCCGCACTGGTGTGGCATTTGCCCACTGAACTGAAAGGCAGTGGAACTCCAAATGGCAAATCTATCGCTGTTGGAGATCGATGAGCATGATGTGGATACTGGTTTGCCACTAAACCATGCACCTCAGTTATGCCGCTCCTGTGTTATTTGACCACACACGTAAAGTCAATGAATTCTTTCATGAGAAGTCTGTCGAAAGTCAAGGACTTTTGACATTTCTGCCTGTTCTTCATGGTCTGTCTTCCGACCATCCCTGTTCAGATTGAGGATCTGTTTTCTTCAGAAAAGATTTATGTCAAACACCCTTGGATGATACAGTACGATGACCCAGAAAGACGAAGCTCTAATGTTAAACAGGCAGACGGAGATCTGTGCTACTGTTGCTGCGTTCCAGATAAGCTCCATCAAATCAATTCTTCGTAAAATATTACAGTGTGCTACTTACACCGAGTGTCCCAACATTTCACTGTATGTAGTTTTGTCTTACAGACCACAGGAGGCTTAGTCTACACACCTCTGACTGTAGCGTTGGGCTATGCCCATCCGTTGGT includes:
- the LOC135612025 gene encoding glycine-rich cell wall structural protein-like, with product MEKTSLLLVLVLVLATADDLEAELPKGKGHGEDDDGAGIPWFGADPGRFFGHGSRFHVPAGIGGGWGGGFGGPSGGYARGGVVRPSVVCSEKGPCHKKRVTCPDSCFTSFSRSGKGYGGGGGGGGCTIDCKKRCTAYC